GTACGATCAAAAGCCGCGTAAACCGTGCCCGTGCTGCATTGACCGAATTAATGTCGCTTGATGGCGAAAGTGCCATGGAACTAACTGATCAGTCGACAGTTGCTGTCATTAATCGCGACATAATTCTGGAAAACTAATGACCCAATTGGCGGATGCGGCACCAAAGCGGTGGTATCATGGACTACGCGCGCGCGTAATCTTGATGCTTAGTCTCGCTGCATTCCCAATCGGTATGATTGCGGTTTTCCAGACCACACGCCTAGCTGAGACTGCTGACGAAAACGCTGAACTTGCTTTGTTGGCGTTGTCAGACCAAGCGGTGCAAGCGGAACGGTTGCTGATCCAGCGCGCGTTTGGGGCCGCCAATATGTTGGGGAACCTCGCGCCGTATCTGCTCGAAAACCCAGATGAATGTGCGCCGGTTCTTCAGGGTGTCATCCAAACCGAACCCTCATTTAGTTTTGCAGGGATCATGCCGCTTGATGGTGTGATGGACTGTTCGTCAGTCGAGGAAACGCTGGAATTCGGGAACTACGAAGGTTTTGCAGAGCGGATGCAAAACCCGACCGCCAATGTCGAAATGAATCCTGTCGCACAGGGCAGCAACGCGGCGGTGATCATCGTTTCCACCCCCTTCGAGATCAACGGCGTGTTCGCCGGCTATACCTCTGTTTCGATCCCGCAGTTGAAGTTAGCACAGCAAAAAGCGTTGTCCGATCTGCCAGTGTCAGGCTTGGTTGAACTGTTTACGTTCAACGAAAGGGGCGATGTTCTGACCGCCGAGCATAGTCTTGAATCGGTCGACACGTTGCTACCGGAAAATTTTGACGTGACCCGTTTCCCGAAGTTCCGTGCGCAATCGTTCCGCGATTTCGCGCAAACCGGCGAAAAGTACATCTATACTGTGGTCCCTGTGGCTGACAGCCCGACGACGATCGTCGGGGTTTGGGACCCTGACGCGACGACCGAAGCGGGTGCGATGCAATCCCCAATTCCGGCCAGTGCCTTTCCGATCATCATGTGGATTGCGACCGTCGTCGTGGCCGTGATGGCGCTGTATTCGTTAGTGATCAAACACATCGCGGTCCTGCGCAAACAGATGAACAGGTTCGCGGTCACACGTACCGTGCCCGAAACAGGTTTGAGCAGCGGCGCACCCGCGGAGCTGCTGGAAATTCAGGAACGTTTTGTTGACCTGACCGATGATATTCTGCGCGAGGAAGCCCGTCTTGAAGCGATGGTGCGCGAACAGAAGGTGCTTGCGAAAGAAGTGCACCACCGCGTGAAGAACAACCTGCAAATGATCGCGTCGATCATGAATATGCAGATCCGTAATGCCGAACAGCCCGAGACAATTGAGACGTTGCAACGTGTGCAAGACCGGATTGCTGCACTGGCCGATGTGCACAAGGATCTTTATTCGACCCAAGACGAAGGGCGGGTCAATGTTGGGTCGCTGGTTGACCGGACCGTCCAGCATTCCGTTGAAGTCGGCGTACCGGATGTCACCGAGATCAATCTTGAAAAATCCATCGCGGACGTTTGGATGTTCCCTGATCAGGTCGTCGCCCTGTCGTTGCTTGCCAATGAAGCGATCACCAACGCCATTAAATACATGTCAGCCCAACCAGGTGAAAAACCGACATTGATTGTCAGTCTGCAACAAGATGGAGAGACGTGCACGTTGCGCGTGTCAAATTCGACAGTGGGTGAGACAGCGGGGCGTGGCACAGGCATCGGGTCAAAACTGATCCGCGCGTTCGGGATTAAACTGGATGCTGAACAAGACGTCACGCACGAGGCCGGTCTTTATACGTTGCAGGTGCGTTTCGCGATTGCTGCATTTGAGAACGAAAGCCATGATTACTAAGGTTTCCAGTTATTTTGGAACCATTTCCGGACTGATCAGTATCTCTATCAACGCATAGAAGGAGATACATCATGTCCGCACCTGACGTGAACATTGAAAAGCAAAGCCGCCGCCACAAAGGCCCGTTGATCGGGATGGCGGTTGGCCTAATCTTCGCATTTGGCCTGTTTACTGCATACACGGGATACGTGTGGGAGCCGGTCGCCGATGAGCCCGAAGCGGCCATCGCTGTCGAAAACTAAGTCACCCTCTTTGCAAAGATATTTACCTGAAAGGAGACATCTTATGGCTCATTCAAAATCAATCACCGAAGCTGGTAGCGAAATAGCGAAAGACGGCGCGAATGCTGTAAAAGCAGGCGCACGTAAAGCAACTGATCACGCCAAGGCCGAAGCATCAAAGCAAGCGGATGCCGTCAAGACAAATGCTGCGAATAAAATCGCTGGCGAAGCCGCGCGCCTTCGTGCTGCCGCCGGCGAGATGACGCAAGACGCGCCGCACACGCAGGCCGTCGAAACAGCCGCCGCGACATTGCAGGACGCCGCGACCCGCGTGCGCCAAACGGACCCGAATGATCTTGTCCGTGATCTGGCCACGTTTGCACGTCGTCATCCTGCGGCCTCTGTTGCTGCAGCGACGCTGGCGGGCTTTGCCATTGGCCGTTTCTTCCGGTCAACAAACCGGGCAGAGCCGGAATTGCCAATGTCGGACGTGACCACGCACCATATCCCGACACCTGACATGTCCGTGCCGTCATGAAGCCGGACGCCGCACCGCGCGACATGAGCGCCGCAATTTCATCTGTTCTGAGCCATGTGCACGCCCTGCTCCGTAAAGAGGTGGCGCTGCTCAAAAGCGAAATGGCGGACCGGATGAACCATGTGGCAATCGCCCTTGGCCTGATGGGGCTGGCGCTTGTCCTTGTACTGACTGCCCTGCAAGTGCTGACCGGTGCTGCCGTCGCGCTATTTGTAGAAATGGGGCTGACCCCCGCCCAAGCGGCTGGCGCGGTTGCCCTGATTGCCCTGCTGATCGCTGTTGTTGTCGGCATGAAGGCGCTGCGGATGCTGAAATCCGCGTCGCTCGTCCCGCACGACACAATCGCGACCATTCAAAAAGACACGACTATTCTAAAGGAGACGTACAGTGACTAATCAAGCTGCCCTAGAGGCCGAAATTTCACAGGAACGTGCCGACCTCGCAGAGACGCTGACATCCATCGCCGAAGGTTTTAAGCCATCCGCGATGATCGAAAGCTGGGATAAATCCGCGCCGGAACTGGCCCAAAAGGCCGTGACAGCCGCCAAGGAAAACCCGCTTGCCGTGGGTGTGATCGGTGCCGGAATTGCATTGCTCGCGCTTGGTGCGCGTCAAGCGCCCCCCGCGGCAGAGGTTAAAGCGACAGCGGCAAAAGCCGCCGACACCGTGAAGAAATCCGCAGCCCAGATGCGCGAGACACTTTATGATCAGACGAATGAACTGAGCGATGTTGCCCGCGCCCGTATCATTGAGGCCCGATTGAAAGCCATCGACGCGCAAGAACGGATCGAACGCGGTGCTGCGAAAGCGGTCAAAACGTCCGAAAATGCCTATCAGACCAATCCGCTGTTGATCTGCGCTGGTTTTGCCGCCGCCGCCGGTGCGGTCGCGATGTCCCTGCCACGCACAGAAACCGAGGACAGAACCTTTGGCGATCATCGTGACGCGCTGGTTGATAAAGCCGAAGCAATCCTGAGCGAAGAAATGGATCGTGCGATGGCGCAAGGACGTGATGCGCTTGATGCAGCCCAAGAGGCCATGCAGACACCTGCGGGAACGACGGCGGCAGATCTACAGACGCCGAAACCGCATTGACCCAATGCAATCATGAAAATGACAGATGCCGGGCTGCCTGTTGGTGGTCCGGCTTTCGCGTGTGAAGATCAATACGATAGGTGACCACAATGGTGAAATCAGATTTACCCGAAGACCCATCATCAGACGATCTTGCCGAAACGCGTACCGCTTGGGCGGAAGACCGGACTATGTTGGCCAATGAACGGACGTTTGCGGGGTGGATGCGCACCGGTATGGCCTGCGTGGCGCTTGCACTGGGTCTGCGGGCGCTTTTTCAGGAAACGACCTACCCGTATCTGGCAAAAGGGGTGTCGGCTGTTTTCATCGTCGCGGCCGTTCTGATCTTTTGGGCGGCCGCCAATACGTCGCGCAAGACGCAAAAACGGATGGACTGTCATGCCGTGCAAGCGCAGTCGCAGTACCGGATGACGATCCTTGCCAGCCTTCTCACATGTGGGGCAATTGCGACCGGGGCGCTGTTGGTCATTCTATGATCGGCGCGCGGACCAATACATAATTCACAAAGTACCGATTGCTGGCTTCTACGCCAATCAGGAATCATGATTATTCGATGATCGGGATGCATATTTTTTAGTGTTCAAATTAATAATCCACAGCAGGTTAAGCGATTAGTGGGGTGAAAAATGTACTAAGCTGCGCCAAAATGTAAAAATTGTATGTATTTTTGCAGTTATTGTACTTGGTGAGTTTTCGATACAGGCACATACTATCTTCACAGACTTATCCAAACTGTGATTTCTGGGAGGAACACATGAAATCTTTGATGAATACGGCTTTAGGGCTGTCTTTGGTTGTTGCGACGTCATCTGTTGCGGTTGCTGATGGGCACGCGCAGGAATTGACGATTGCGATTGTGAACAACGGTCACATGATCAACATGCAGAAGGTTGCGGAAGCTTACACTGAGGAAACTGGTGTTGCTTTGAACTGGGTGTCTTTGGAAGAAGGCGTTCTGCGCGAGCAGGTGACTTCTGATACGGCAACTGGTGGTGGTCAGTACGACATCATCAACATCGGCATGCAGGAAGCGCCGATTTGGGGTGCTGCTGGTTGGATCGAACCGCTTGAGTTCGG
The sequence above is a segment of the Rhodobacteraceae bacterium S2214 genome. Coding sequences within it:
- a CDS encoding DUF202 domain-containing protein; amino-acid sequence: MVKSDLPEDPSSDDLAETRTAWAEDRTMLANERTFAGWMRTGMACVALALGLRALFQETTYPYLAKGVSAVFIVAAVLIFWAAANTSRKTQKRMDCHAVQAQSQYRMTILASLLTCGAIATGALLVIL
- a CDS encoding sensor histidine kinase yields the protein MTQLADAAPKRWYHGLRARVILMLSLAAFPIGMIAVFQTTRLAETADENAELALLALSDQAVQAERLLIQRAFGAANMLGNLAPYLLENPDECAPVLQGVIQTEPSFSFAGIMPLDGVMDCSSVEETLEFGNYEGFAERMQNPTANVEMNPVAQGSNAAVIIVSTPFEINGVFAGYTSVSIPQLKLAQQKALSDLPVSGLVELFTFNERGDVLTAEHSLESVDTLLPENFDVTRFPKFRAQSFRDFAQTGEKYIYTVVPVADSPTTIVGVWDPDATTEAGAMQSPIPASAFPIIMWIATVVVAVMALYSLVIKHIAVLRKQMNRFAVTRTVPETGLSSGAPAELLEIQERFVDLTDDILREEARLEAMVREQKVLAKEVHHRVKNNLQMIASIMNMQIRNAEQPETIETLQRVQDRIAALADVHKDLYSTQDEGRVNVGSLVDRTVQHSVEVGVPDVTEINLEKSIADVWMFPDQVVALSLLANEAITNAIKYMSAQPGEKPTLIVSLQQDGETCTLRVSNSTVGETAGRGTGIGSKLIRAFGIKLDAEQDVTHEAGLYTLQVRFAIAAFENESHDY
- a CDS encoding phage holin family protein, with the translated sequence MKPDAAPRDMSAAISSVLSHVHALLRKEVALLKSEMADRMNHVAIALGLMGLALVLVLTALQVLTGAAVALFVEMGLTPAQAAGAVALIALLIAVVVGMKALRMLKSASLVPHDTIATIQKDTTILKETYSD